A single Sphingopyxis chilensis DNA region contains:
- a CDS encoding gamma-glutamyl-gamma-aminobutyrate hydrolase family protein, producing MSQRPVLGIIACNRTVGTEFAQTVINRYATAAMRHADCAALIIPSLPDHMRAAEIVGRLDGVLLTGTPSNVEPALYGDASEGEGPFDPDRDRMMTDLVEAVIAARRPLFGICRGFQEINVALGGTLRRDTSASGELLHHHAPDGVPFDAMFDHRHKVNLIEGGVLASAYGAPSLDVNSVHYQGIGALADGLRVEARAPDGLVEAYSARPNGAPLLAVQWHPEWATDDNSDSRTYFQLLGRALRGAL from the coding sequence ATGTCGCAACGTCCCGTCCTCGGTATCATCGCCTGCAATCGCACCGTCGGGACCGAGTTCGCGCAGACGGTGATCAATCGCTACGCGACCGCGGCAATGCGCCATGCCGACTGCGCCGCACTGATCATTCCATCGCTGCCCGACCATATGCGCGCCGCTGAGATCGTCGGGCGCCTCGACGGGGTGCTGCTCACCGGCACGCCATCGAATGTCGAACCTGCGCTCTATGGCGATGCGTCCGAAGGCGAGGGGCCCTTCGACCCCGATCGCGACCGCATGATGACCGATCTTGTCGAGGCGGTCATCGCGGCGCGGCGGCCCCTCTTCGGTATCTGCCGCGGCTTTCAGGAAATCAATGTGGCGCTCGGCGGCACATTGCGTCGCGACACGTCGGCGAGTGGTGAATTGCTGCACCATCACGCGCCCGATGGCGTGCCGTTCGACGCGATGTTCGACCATCGGCACAAGGTCAACCTGATCGAAGGCGGCGTGCTGGCTTCGGCCTATGGCGCGCCGTCGCTCGACGTGAATTCGGTTCACTATCAGGGCATCGGAGCGCTTGCCGACGGATTGAGGGTCGAGGCGCGCGCGCCCGACGGGCTGGTCGAGGCCTATAGCGCGCGGCCGAACGGCGCGCCGCTGCTTGCGGTGCAATGGCACCCCGAATGGGCGACCGACGACAACAGTGACAGCCGGACCTATTTTCAGCTGCTCGGACGCGCGTTAAGAGGTGCGCTATGA
- a CDS encoding aspartate aminotransferase family protein: protein MPRNHDIAELRRLDVAHHLPAQADWAEIEKLGGSRIITHAEGCYIHDGDGHRILDGMAGLWCVNVGYGREELVEVAATQMRELPFYNTFFKTATPPTVTLAAKIASLTGNRLPHVFFNASGSEANDTVFRMVRHYWKLKGEPQRTVFISRWNAYHGSTVAGVSLGGMKAMHAQGDLPIPGVEHVRQPYAYGEGQGMTEEEFCDACVQAIEDKIIEVGPEKCAAFIGEPVQGAGGVIIPPKGYWPKVEAVARKYGLLVVADEVICGFGRTGKMWGHETMGFTPDLMPMAKGLSSGYLPISATAVASHVVEMLKTGGDFVHGFTYSGHPVCAAVALKNIEIIEREGLVERTGSVTGPHLAKALATLNDHPLVGETRSVGLLGAVEIVADKETRARFGGAEGTAGPMARDACIANGLMVRGIRDSLVMCPPLIITTDQIDEMVAIIRKSLDEVMPKLRAL, encoded by the coding sequence ATGCCCCGCAATCACGACATCGCCGAACTGCGCCGCCTCGACGTCGCGCATCATCTTCCCGCACAGGCCGATTGGGCCGAAATCGAAAAGCTCGGCGGCAGCCGCATCATCACCCACGCCGAGGGCTGTTACATCCACGACGGCGACGGCCACCGCATCCTCGACGGCATGGCCGGCCTGTGGTGCGTCAACGTCGGTTATGGCCGCGAGGAGCTGGTCGAAGTGGCGGCCACGCAGATGCGCGAGCTGCCCTTCTACAACACCTTCTTCAAGACCGCGACGCCGCCGACGGTGACGCTGGCGGCGAAGATTGCGAGCCTTACCGGAAACCGCCTGCCGCACGTCTTTTTCAATGCCTCGGGCAGTGAGGCGAACGACACGGTGTTCCGTATGGTGCGTCATTATTGGAAGCTGAAGGGCGAACCCCAGCGCACCGTCTTCATCAGCCGCTGGAACGCCTATCATGGCTCGACCGTCGCGGGCGTTTCGCTCGGCGGCATGAAGGCCATGCACGCGCAGGGCGACCTGCCGATCCCCGGCGTCGAGCATGTCCGCCAACCCTATGCCTATGGCGAAGGGCAGGGGATGACCGAGGAGGAATTCTGCGACGCCTGTGTGCAGGCGATCGAGGACAAGATCATCGAGGTCGGCCCCGAAAAGTGCGCAGCCTTTATCGGCGAGCCGGTGCAAGGCGCGGGCGGCGTGATCATCCCGCCGAAGGGATATTGGCCCAAGGTCGAGGCGGTGGCGCGCAAATATGGCCTGCTCGTCGTCGCCGACGAAGTGATTTGCGGCTTCGGGCGCACCGGCAAGATGTGGGGCCATGAGACGATGGGCTTCACCCCCGACCTGATGCCGATGGCGAAAGGGCTGTCGTCTGGTTACCTGCCGATTTCGGCGACCGCGGTCGCGAGCCATGTCGTCGAGATGCTGAAGACCGGCGGCGATTTTGTCCATGGCTTCACCTATTCGGGGCACCCGGTCTGCGCCGCCGTCGCGCTCAAGAATATCGAGATCATCGAGCGCGAAGGCCTCGTCGAGCGCACGGGCAGCGTCACCGGTCCGCATCTCGCCAAGGCGCTCGCGACGCTGAACGACCACCCGCTCGTCGGCGAGACGCGCTCCGTCGGGCTGCTCGGCGCGGTCGAGATCGTGGCGGACAAGGAAACGCGCGCGCGCTTCGGCGGTGCCGAGGGCACGGCGGGGCCGATGGCGCGCGACGCGTGTATCGCGAACGGGCTGATGGTGCGCGGCATCCGCGACAGCCTGGTCATGTGCCCGCCGCTGATCATCACCACCGACCAGATCGACGAGATGGTTGCCATCATCCGCAAATCGCTCGATGAAGTGATGCCGAAACTCCGCGCGCTCTAA